Proteins from a genomic interval of Lolium perenne isolate Kyuss_39 chromosome 1, Kyuss_2.0, whole genome shotgun sequence:
- the LOC127315428 gene encoding isoamylase 2, chloroplastic, producing the protein MSSLLAPPASTRGILPPRRPSPRALTARAARSCYRYRFRTDDDGVVDVAVAANDSNGYTVGVEVPPRPGARGRPDGNLLLHAADSGDAVPLASPGHGASLSASLSIHASRAPFNLSFLLTDPAGTEIRTHRRTAFRVPVGVGQGSPAPLGLTLSDSGAANFALYSKTAQGVVLCLYTAAAAADEPALEIELDPYVNRTGNVWHASLESVAGYASYGFRCGLFGTGHPLLDPYARVIGDLVAGDSVYEEGAALPSMSCLGSLASPPSYNWGRDRRPRLPLENLVVYRANVASFTKDRSSGLPDDVAGTFSGMAAKVQHFKSLGVNAVLLEPVFPFDQAKGPYFPYHFFSPASSYSAEGSSASAITAMKDMVKAMHRNGIEVLLEVVFTHTAEGEAECQMISTRGIDNSSYYISGEIAGCKSGILNCNGPVTQKLILDSLRHWVLDFHVDGFCFINAPFLVRGPRGEYLSRPPLLESIAFDPVLSKTKIIADPWSPLDISNVQFPFPHWKRWAEMNARFSIDVRRFLKGEALVSDLATRLCGSGDLFASRGPAFSFNYVSRNAGLTLVDLVSFSNDNLASESSWNCGEEGPSENSAVLEMRLRQIRNFIFILFVSLGIPVLNMGDECGHSSAGSTSYKERVPLNWKGLKTTFVKEVTGFISFLAAFRSRRGDIFQRREFLKLENINWHGSDLSEPQWEDPGSKFLCMHIIAENDGNKSDSIRGDLYICFNANVESVSATLPVPAEGTLWLRLVDTSLALPGFFGTESNPKRKQVLGCSSYEVKAHSCVLFESTRDLS; encoded by the coding sequence ATGTCCTCCCTCCTCGCGCCGCCCGCCTCAACGCGCGGCATCCTGCCGCCCCGACGGCCATCCCCGCGCGCCCTCACTGCCCGCGCCGCGCGTTCCTGCTACCGCTACCGCTTCCGcaccgacgacgacggcgtcGTCGACGTGGCCGTCGCCGCCAACGACAGCAACGGGTACACGGTCGGCGTCGAGGTCCCGCCCCGCCCGGGCGCCCGCGGGCGGCCCGACGGCAACCTCCTTCTCCACGCCGCGGACTCCGGCGACGCCGTCCCGCTAGCCTCTCCGGGCCACGGCGCCTCCCTCTCGGCCTCCCTCTCCATCCACGCCTCCCGCGCGCCGTTCAACCTCTCCTTCCTGCTCACCGACCCCGCGGGAACCGAGATACGGACCCACCGCCGGACGGCCTTCCGCGTGCCGGTCGGCGTCGGGCAGGGCAGCCCCGCGCCGCTCGGTCTCACCCTATCCGACTCCGGGGCCGCCAACTTCGCGCTCTACAGCAAGACCGCCCAGGGCGTCGTGCTCTGCCtctacaccgccgccgccgccgccgacgagccCGCTCTCGAGATCGAGCTCGACCCCTACGTCAACCGGACGGGCAACGTCTGGCACGCCTCGCTGGAGAGCGTGGCGGGGTACGCCAGCTACGGCTTCCGCTGCGGCCTGTTCGGCACGGGCCACCCGCTGCTGGATCCGTACGCCAGGGTGATCGGGGACTTGGTCGCTGGCGATTCAGTCTACGAGGAAGGGGCCGCTCTGCCGTCCATGAGCTGCCTCGGGTCGCTGGCGAGTCCGCCCAGCTACAACTGGGGCAGGGACAGGCGCCCCCGCCTGCCGTTGGAGAACCTGGTGGTGTACAGGGCAAATGTGGCTTCCTTCACCAAGGACAGGTCAAGCGGGCTGCCGGACGATGTCGCCGGTACGTTCTCCGGGATGGCGGCAAAGGTGCAGCACTTCAAGAGCCTCGGCGTCAACGCGGTTTTGCTGGAACCTGTGTTCCCGTTCGATCAGGCCAAGGGGCCTTACTTCCCGTACCATTTCTTTTCACCGGCGAGTTCCTACAGCGCCGAAGGTTCCAGTGCTTCAGCAATCACTGCTATGAAGGATATGGTCAAGGCGATGCACAGAAACGGAATTGAGGTCCTCCTGGAGGttgttttcacacatactgctgaAGGAGAAGCAGAGTGTCAGATGATATCCACCCGTGGCATCGACAATTCCTCTTACTACATTTCTGGTGAGATTGCTGGATGCAAATCCGGCATATTGAACTGCAATGGTCCAGTCACTCAGAAGCTGATTCTGGACAGCCTCCGCCACTGGGTGCTTGATTTCCATGTCGATGGGTTTTGCTTCATTAATGCCCCTTTCCTCGTCAGGGGTCCACGTGGTGAGTATCTGTCTCGGCCGCCCCTTCTTGAGTCTATAGCTTTTGACCCGGTTCTGTCCAAGACAAAGATCATCGCGGATCCTTGGTCTCCGCTCGACATATCTAACGTGCAATTTCCGTTTCCTCACTGGAAAAGATGGGCTGAGATGAACGCAAGGTTCTCTATTGATGTGCGCAGATTCTTGAAGGGAGAAGCTCTTGTTAGCGATCTTGCTACGCGTCTATGTGGTAGTGGGGACCTATTTGCCAGCAGGGGACCGGCATTCTCATTCAATTATGTATCCAGGAATGCAGGACTCACTCTTGTTGATCTGGTGAGTTTCAGCAATGACAATCTTGCTTCAGAGTCAAGCTGGAATTGTGGTGAAGAAGGTCCGTCTGAGAACAGTGCAGTCCTTGAGATGAGGTTAAGGCAGATAAGGAATTTCATATTTATTCTGTTTGTTTCCCTTGGTATTCCTGTTCTGAACATGGGAGATGAATGCGGGCACTCCTCGGCTGGTTCGACATCATACAAAGAGAGAGTTCCTCTAAACTGGAAAGGCTTGAAAACCACTTTTGTTAAGGAAGTTACCGGATTCATTTCATTTCTAGCTGCATTCAGAAGTCGGCGAGGAGACATTTTTCAGAGAAGAGAATTCCTCAAACTGGAAAACATAAACTGGCACGGGAGTGATCTATCTGAACCACAATGGGAGGATCCTGGTAGCAAATTTCTTTGCATGCACATAATAGCAGAGAATGATGGAAACAAGTCAGATTCAATCAGAGGTGACTTGTACATCTGTTTCAATGCAAATGTGGAGTCAGTGAGTGCTACATTACCTGTTCCCGCAGAAGGAACCTTATGGCTACGCTTGGTCGATACATCACTTGCGCTTCCAGGTTTCTTCGGCACCGAGTCTAACCCTAAGCGGAAACAAGTGCTAGGATGTTCCTCCTATGAAGTAAAAGCGCACAGCTGTGTTCTATTTGAATCAACAAGGGATCTCTCCTAG